In the genome of Streptomyces sp. NBC_00190, one region contains:
- a CDS encoding PKD domain-containing protein, whose product MVPSAQSRAASAADSQALAVKLDSWGTSAHGMLVYSTFSGAEGPLGVAISWGDGTTEVLTANASEPLVSKHAYAEVGEYTVTVTVTDPTTNTQAVNKVTVKTLASDFTPHAPLRLLDTRNGTGQEKGKVHAYSTTSIKVTGNGTIPDGVTAVVLNLTVTNTTASGHIIAWGTGRDRPKTSSINYAPGETVPNLVIMPVGRDGYVNLDNRGWESVDLIADVTGYFNTTASSGYTSLSPTRFVDTREGRGTAKGQVAGQGSFGVQIGGVGGVPKGATAVSLNVTVTNPREAGHLTVYPSGQAAPTSSNLNFAAGQTVANSVIVPVGPDGRIMVRNGAWQPTDVVIDVNGYYTPDSRAAYVPNWWGPARMVDTRQTGTPLAARDYMHLLDAPNVEAYVLNATVTNTTGAGFLSVAPDPNSREQYENGTATPPARPVASTLNWTAGKTAANLVQASPADKGMVAFWNQGWENIDLIIDDFGYYGTD is encoded by the coding sequence GTGGTGCCGTCCGCCCAAAGCCGGGCGGCCTCCGCCGCCGACAGCCAGGCCCTTGCGGTCAAGCTGGACAGCTGGGGCACTTCCGCACACGGGATGCTCGTCTATTCCACCTTCAGCGGCGCTGAAGGCCCGCTCGGCGTCGCCATCTCCTGGGGCGACGGCACCACAGAAGTGCTCACGGCCAACGCCTCCGAGCCGCTGGTGAGCAAGCACGCATACGCCGAGGTCGGCGAGTACACAGTCACGGTGACGGTTACCGACCCGACGACGAACACGCAGGCCGTGAACAAGGTGACGGTGAAGACGCTGGCCTCGGACTTCACCCCGCACGCCCCCTTGCGGCTTTTGGACACCCGCAACGGCACGGGGCAGGAAAAGGGCAAGGTCCACGCGTACAGCACGACCAGCATCAAGGTCACGGGCAATGGCACGATTCCCGACGGAGTCACCGCCGTGGTCCTCAACCTCACCGTCACCAACACCACTGCCAGTGGCCACATCATCGCCTGGGGCACTGGTCGTGACAGGCCAAAAACATCCAGCATCAACTACGCCCCCGGCGAGACCGTGCCGAACCTGGTCATCATGCCGGTCGGCAGAGACGGGTACGTGAACCTGGACAACAGGGGCTGGGAGTCGGTCGACCTCATCGCAGACGTGACCGGCTACTTCAACACGACCGCATCCAGCGGCTACACCTCGCTCTCGCCGACCCGGTTCGTCGACACCCGCGAGGGTCGGGGTACGGCCAAGGGCCAGGTCGCCGGGCAGGGCTCGTTCGGCGTGCAGATCGGCGGAGTGGGCGGCGTCCCGAAGGGCGCCACCGCCGTCTCGCTCAACGTGACGGTCACCAATCCGCGCGAGGCCGGGCACCTGACCGTCTATCCCAGCGGACAGGCGGCCCCGACCTCGTCCAACCTGAACTTCGCCGCCGGTCAGACGGTCGCCAACTCGGTCATCGTGCCGGTGGGCCCCGACGGCCGGATCATGGTCCGCAACGGTGCCTGGCAGCCCACCGACGTGGTCATCGACGTCAACGGCTACTACACGCCCGACAGCCGGGCTGCCTACGTGCCGAACTGGTGGGGCCCGGCCCGGATGGTCGACACCCGTCAGACCGGCACCCCGCTCGCCGCCCGTGACTACATGCACCTGCTGGACGCCCCTAACGTCGAGGCGTACGTCCTGAACGCCACGGTCACCAACACGACCGGAGCCGGATTCCTGTCGGTGGCCCCAGACCCGAACTCGCGCGAGCAGTACGAGAACGGCACCGCCACCCCGCCCGCGCGTCCGGTCGCCTCCACCCTCAACTGGACGGCGGGCAAGACGGCCGCAAACCTCGTCCAGGCGAGCCCGGCAGACAAGGGCATGGTCGCCTTCTGGAACCAGGGCTGGGAAAACATCGACCTGATCATCGACGACTTCGGCTACTACGGCACCGACTGA
- a CDS encoding LamG-like jellyroll fold domain-containing protein produces MLPVAGAAALSLGAGLIAAPPATADDARSHGPATSTWPAPTPRPPSAESAAIDTAKAQAKSSGKPVVINHLTTGSSQTFATPAGTLTTDTTPVPTRVKTASGTWQAVDATLRANADGTVTPAAVPSRLSLSGGGTGPMATMTTADGKKLALKAPFPLPKPVLNGDSALYSSVLPGVDLELSANTLGGWRQVLIVRTAEAAANPAVKKLQLSVEADGLTVSADGAGNLKAADGQGKTRFSAPTPLMWDSAGAAAAAPSTPTKSAGALAEQSAPAEDASTPSSTDGPGTGAAVQKIGTSVDAQGIKLVPDAALLGQGTGPWYIDPGWNPTLDNANQAWAQVQEAPEYADVNEFNGTQYGQDRPAAGYCGYNIGNPPCTGIGRTRAYFQIGMDSRLHNSEVINATFYATVVSSSSPSTVTPMGLYSTGYISNPTSWNQQPCDKNSHMGGCSKIGTTDMSGSGDIQFDVKNLVKSAVGGQWPTITLGLAPDDEYNKQYRQRFANTPHIVVEYDITPTVWWPRTSPTPGFADTASYADCRTPGTANPWDNPGWVGANNNIALTTSTYSATGQQLYTGFQYWDDDNGGATQYADASWNSSYGAVSVDIGSLTDGHQYGWVARAADGTLTSNPTEMCFFRVDRTPPTATVTSTDFPASGTIGAHPKRVGEPGTFTLSGTDPGPVSGGRSSGLACARWTTDPVKAAATGWKCTDTGPGMTKLTGGKATITIQPPRWGTNYVYLQTQDNAGNMSQPFVYSYYAPSNPDAGKPVFGDITGDNKPDILLPDTAGDLRKIGGGEDPYGAPRAKMVAAVGNTGNWNGIQISHGGSLARKTVDDLFAHQSGSANLYVYPNDGNGGWFDGQASVPVTKSTNCLKSDKTTITCATYGYGADWAKVTQIAAFGSVAGESGTPLPQTSLLFVENGRLWLATAGTNNQLASQAILLSGNDTKWDGYELIAPGRAQGTAFPTLWARSKADGGTLHAFTVKGATDLTGFNDPAAGLITGKIDPKTYPRVGSNGDISGDKIPDVWAVDTNQQLVSFYGTGTAPGTDVPHPTTTGVDTSPVALADLNRPTAQWTLTSQTGNKTRDEVGVDPATAPAGTNPATTAGITFTQQAIGGRDTTHAAFKGTASTVTSTTKAVDTRNSFTISTWAKTDTTNGGIIASQDGTRSSAFLLYADPNGQAWRFAIARGDTDGLMYDWTDLAVNSAARFTPGEWTRVSAVYDANTGLMRLYVNGTLASTGHHTASTSQAPAGPLVMGRYKKDGQPHYLTESGFVGGVSNLAVYPYAASITAPNASSPIHLAGAAANCVDNDYDRDTDGNKIQISGCNGTTAQQFQIRNDGTIQTHGKCLNAAAAGTANTTLIELHACDPSAKSQQFLPRANGTIYNPASGRCIDLGNYDTTPGHQLWLFDCNASPAQTWTIPALGTAPLPLPVPPLPTP; encoded by the coding sequence ATGCTCCCGGTCGCCGGAGCTGCCGCACTCTCACTCGGGGCCGGCCTGATCGCCGCGCCGCCCGCAACTGCCGACGACGCCCGTAGTCATGGGCCGGCCACCAGTACATGGCCCGCCCCGACGCCCCGGCCTCCCTCCGCGGAGTCTGCTGCGATCGACACCGCCAAAGCCCAGGCCAAGAGCAGCGGCAAACCGGTCGTCATCAACCACCTGACGACGGGGAGTTCGCAGACCTTCGCCACACCGGCAGGCACGCTCACCACGGACACCACGCCCGTGCCCACGCGGGTCAAGACCGCCAGCGGTACCTGGCAGGCGGTCGATGCCACGCTCCGGGCCAACGCCGATGGCACCGTGACGCCGGCAGCCGTTCCCTCCAGGCTCAGCCTCTCCGGTGGCGGCACCGGTCCGATGGCAACCATGACCACCGCAGACGGCAAGAAGCTGGCGCTCAAGGCTCCGTTCCCGCTGCCCAAGCCCGTACTCAACGGCGACAGCGCCCTGTACTCGTCCGTCCTGCCCGGCGTGGACCTCGAGCTCAGCGCCAACACGCTCGGCGGCTGGCGCCAGGTGCTGATCGTCCGCACCGCCGAAGCCGCCGCCAACCCGGCCGTCAAGAAGCTCCAGCTTTCCGTGGAGGCCGACGGGCTCACGGTCAGCGCGGACGGCGCCGGCAATCTCAAAGCCGCCGACGGCCAGGGCAAGACCCGCTTCTCCGCCCCCACCCCGCTCATGTGGGATTCGGCCGGCGCCGCAGCTGCTGCCCCCTCCACTCCGACGAAGTCGGCGGGCGCCCTCGCCGAGCAGTCCGCTCCTGCCGAGGACGCTTCGACACCGTCGAGCACCGACGGCCCCGGCACCGGCGCGGCAGTGCAGAAGATCGGCACGAGCGTCGACGCCCAGGGCATCAAGCTCGTCCCGGACGCCGCCCTGCTCGGGCAGGGCACCGGCCCCTGGTACATCGACCCGGGCTGGAACCCCACCCTCGACAATGCCAACCAGGCCTGGGCCCAGGTCCAGGAAGCACCGGAGTACGCCGACGTCAATGAGTTCAACGGCACCCAGTACGGGCAGGACAGGCCCGCCGCCGGCTACTGCGGCTACAACATAGGCAACCCGCCCTGCACCGGCATCGGACGCACCCGCGCCTACTTCCAGATCGGCATGGACTCCCGGCTCCACAACAGCGAGGTCATCAACGCGACGTTCTACGCGACCGTCGTCTCCTCCTCCAGCCCGAGCACGGTCACCCCGATGGGCCTCTACTCCACCGGCTACATCAGCAACCCCACCAGCTGGAACCAGCAGCCTTGCGACAAGAACTCGCACATGGGCGGCTGCAGCAAGATCGGCACCACCGACATGTCCGGGTCGGGCGACATCCAGTTCGATGTCAAAAACCTGGTGAAGAGCGCCGTCGGGGGCCAGTGGCCCACCATCACCCTCGGTCTCGCCCCCGATGACGAGTACAACAAGCAGTACCGGCAGCGGTTCGCGAACACCCCGCACATCGTCGTCGAGTACGACATCACCCCCACGGTCTGGTGGCCCCGCACCAGCCCAACCCCCGGATTCGCCGACACCGCCTCCTACGCCGACTGCCGCACCCCTGGCACCGCCAACCCCTGGGACAACCCCGGCTGGGTCGGCGCCAACAACAACATCGCCCTGACCACCTCGACCTACTCGGCCACCGGGCAGCAGCTCTACACGGGCTTCCAGTACTGGGACGACGACAACGGCGGCGCTACCCAGTACGCCGACGCCAGCTGGAACAGCAGCTACGGCGCCGTCAGCGTCGACATCGGCTCCCTGACCGACGGCCACCAGTACGGCTGGGTGGCCCGCGCCGCCGACGGCACTCTCACCAGCAACCCCACCGAGATGTGCTTCTTCCGCGTCGACCGCACCCCGCCGACCGCCACCGTCACCTCCACCGACTTCCCCGCCTCCGGCACCATCGGCGCCCACCCCAAGCGGGTCGGGGAACCGGGTACCTTCACTCTCAGCGGCACCGACCCCGGTCCGGTCAGCGGCGGCCGCAGCTCCGGTCTCGCCTGCGCCCGCTGGACCACCGACCCCGTCAAGGCCGCCGCCACTGGCTGGAAGTGCACTGACACCGGGCCCGGCATGACCAAGCTGACGGGCGGCAAGGCCACCATCACCATCCAGCCGCCGCGCTGGGGCACCAACTACGTCTACCTGCAGACCCAGGACAACGCGGGCAACATGTCCCAGCCCTTCGTCTACAGCTACTACGCCCCCTCCAACCCCGACGCCGGCAAGCCCGTCTTCGGCGACATCACCGGAGACAACAAGCCCGACATCCTGCTGCCCGACACGGCCGGGGACCTCCGCAAGATCGGCGGCGGCGAGGACCCTTACGGCGCACCCCGCGCCAAGATGGTCGCGGCAGTCGGCAACACCGGGAACTGGAACGGAATCCAGATCAGTCATGGGGGCAGCCTCGCCCGCAAAACCGTCGACGACCTCTTCGCCCACCAGTCCGGCAGTGCAAATCTCTACGTCTACCCCAATGACGGCAATGGTGGCTGGTTTGACGGGCAGGCATCCGTCCCGGTCACCAAGTCCACCAACTGCCTCAAGTCCGACAAGACAACCATCACCTGCGCCACCTACGGCTACGGCGCCGACTGGGCCAAGGTGACTCAGATCGCGGCGTTCGGCTCCGTCGCGGGCGAGAGCGGCACCCCCCTCCCCCAGACATCCCTGCTGTTCGTCGAGAACGGGCGTCTCTGGCTCGCCACAGCCGGCACCAACAACCAGCTCGCATCCCAGGCGATCCTGCTCTCCGGGAACGACACCAAGTGGGACGGCTACGAGCTGATCGCACCCGGCCGCGCCCAGGGCACGGCCTTCCCCACCCTGTGGGCCCGCTCCAAGGCCGACGGCGGCACCCTGCACGCCTTCACCGTCAAGGGCGCCACCGACCTCACGGGGTTCAACGACCCGGCTGCAGGACTGATCACGGGCAAGATCGATCCGAAGACCTATCCCCGCGTCGGCTCCAACGGTGACATCAGCGGTGACAAAATCCCGGACGTGTGGGCCGTCGACACCAACCAACAGCTCGTCTCGTTCTACGGCACAGGTACCGCGCCCGGCACCGACGTCCCCCACCCCACCACCACCGGCGTCGACACCTCACCCGTCGCCCTGGCCGACCTGAACCGGCCCACCGCCCAGTGGACCCTCACCAGCCAGACCGGCAACAAGACCCGCGACGAGGTCGGAGTCGACCCCGCCACGGCGCCCGCCGGTACCAATCCGGCCACCACCGCAGGAATCACCTTCACCCAGCAGGCCATCGGCGGCCGCGACACCACTCACGCGGCCTTCAAGGGCACTGCTTCCACCGTCACCAGCACCACCAAGGCCGTCGACACCCGCAACAGCTTCACCATCAGCACCTGGGCCAAGACCGACACGACCAACGGCGGCATCATCGCCAGCCAGGACGGCACCAGGAGCAGCGCCTTCCTCCTGTACGCCGACCCCAACGGCCAGGCCTGGCGCTTCGCGATCGCCCGCGGCGACACCGACGGCCTCATGTACGACTGGACCGACCTCGCCGTCAACAGTGCCGCTCGCTTCACGCCCGGCGAGTGGACCCGCGTCTCCGCCGTCTACGACGCCAACACCGGCCTGATGCGCCTCTACGTCAACGGCACCCTCGCCAGCACCGGCCACCACACCGCGTCCACCAGCCAAGCCCCCGCCGGCCCGCTCGTCATGGGCCGGTACAAGAAGGACGGCCAGCCCCACTACCTGACCGAGAGCGGTTTCGTCGGCGGCGTCAGCAACCTCGCCGTCTACCCGTACGCCGCCTCCATCACCGCCCCCAACGCATCCAGCCCCATCCACCTGGCCGGCGCCGCAGCCAACTGCGTCGACAACGACTACGACCGCGACACCGACGGCAACAAGATCCAGATCTCCGGCTGCAACGGCACCACCGCCCAGCAGTTCCAGATCCGCAACGACGGCACCATCCAGACCCACGGCAAGTGCCTCAACGCGGCCGCGGCCGGCACCGCCAACACCACACTCATCGAGCTCCACGCATGTGACCCGAGCGCCAAGAGCCAGCAGTTCCTCCCCCGAGCCAACGGCACCATCTACAACCCCGCCTCCGGCCGCTGCATAGACCTCGGCAACTACGACACCACCCCCGGCCACCAGCTCTGGCTCTTCGACTGCAACGCCTCACCGGCTCAGACCTGGACCATTCCGGCACTCGGCACGGCTCCCCTGCCACTGCCGGTGCCGCCCCTTCCCACACCGTAA